The Alkalinema sp. FACHB-956 genome segment AGAATTTTCTGACCAGGATGATGCCAACGAACCCGATTTAGTTGAGCTAGCCCAGAATCGAAACGGAGAGAACACGTCACTCCTGAGCCTCATTCTGACTTCAGATGAAAAGCTGGTTGGTCGCCTTTGGATCAACCAACAGCAATGGCTTCCGCTCCGCTTGATTACAGTCGTCGGTGAATCGATCCGACTCCATTACCCAGGAAGAGGGCTGGGACAACCCTCTTCCATCCTCCAAAGGCAGGCGTTAGCGTTTGGCAGAGTACTGGAGCAAGACCTGGCAATGTTGCGAGTAGGGATTGTCGGCTGCGGAGGAACTGGCAGCGCCACTGCTATGCTGCTGCCTAAAATGGGATTCCGCCGCATTGCCCTCTTTGACAAAGATATTGTTGAGGAGAGCAATTTGAACCGTCTGCATGGTGCAACCCAAGCAGATGCAGACGTAAAGCGTCCCAAAGTGGAGGTTATTGCGCGATCGCTAACGGAGTTAGGCTTGGGGGTGCAGGTGCAACCGTATCAATCCTGGATTGGTGATCCAGAATGCCGAGATGCCCTTAAAGCTTGCGACATCATTTTTGGTTGTACGGATGATCACGCCGGACGCTTGCTGCTCAACCGCTATGCCTATTACTATGTCACACCTGTCTTTGACATGGGTTTGGCAATTGAAGTGTCATCGTCAGAGCCACCAGAAATCAAGGCAATGGATGGACGAGTTACAGTTCTCTCCCCTGGTCATACTTGCCTACTTTGCCGAGGAATTATCAGCCCTGTGATCGCACGCGATGAAGCTCTCAAGCGAAATAACCCCACTGAATATGAACGCCGAAAGGCAGAAGCCTACGTTTTGGGTGAAGGCAATCCTAGCCCCGCTGTTGTTCTGTTCACGACTGATGTGGCAATCATGGCGATCGAAGAACTGGTGCATCGACTTCAGGGTTTCCGGGGAGAAAACAGTGCAGTTGCCCAGCGGGTACGCAAATTTCACCTTATGGAAGATCGACGGCAAGGAGCCAATCCTGCCCCATATTGCCCTGTTTGTGGCTCCGTTGAGCATTGGGGCAGAGGGGATATCGACCCATTTCTCAATTTAGTGGGGTAAGTCATGCTATTTCGTACCTTTGTCCAGCAATTACTAACGCGGCTCCGGTTCATCCCTAGGCCAGATTTTGCTGCCCAAATCGTGCCCACGCATCCGGCTCCTGAAGAAGTCAAGCCAGGAGCGATGCTAGTGGTTGGTGACGATAAGTATCAGAAGTGGGCATGTTTTCGATGCCCTGGAGGTTGTGGTGAGAATATCTTGCTGCCGCTGAATAAAACTCAACGTCCTTGCTGGGCAGTTTTCATAGATTGGCTCGGACGACCCACTATTCATCCTTCAGTCAGGCAACTCAACGAGTGCCGCTGCCATTTCTGGATTCGGCAAGGATGCGTTGATTGGTGCCCCGATGATTGAATTTGTACTGTCTTTAGTGAGAAATAGCCATTTCGGAATTAAGCGGGTTTACTAGAAGAGGCGGTCCACGCAATTACCCCTAATGTCTTTCGAGATCATCCACAAGCCCACCTTCACTAACCAACTCCTCGCCATCCCCAAAGAGCGAGTCATCCAGGTATTGGAGAAAATCGAGGTCTTGCGGGATGACCCCAAGCCCCACGGTAAGCTGAAGAAAAAACTGCACGGCTACAAAGGCGACATTTACCGCCTACGCTCTGGAGACTTCCGCATCATTTACACCTATGGCGATGGTTGGGTTGCCTTGCTTGGGGTTGATGCCCGTAAGGATGTCTATAAGGGTGACAAATTGATAGCGGAAGAAACTGAAGTTGATGTTGCCGCTTTTACCAACCTTGAAAATCTGTTAGCCCCTGAAAAGGTTCTGCCACCTGAACCTAAGCCGTCTCAAGCAGAAGCCCTTTTACCCGTTGAGCTAACCGAGGAATTACTCGATCGCCTGCTCATTCCCAAAACCTGTTTTCCTAACCTTCTGGCTTGCCGTACCTTCGATGACTTGCTAGAAGCCGATGTGCCAGGGGCAGTGCGCGATCGCCTATTTGACTGCATCACCGCACCTAACTTCGATCAAGTCCTCAACCAACCTAGCTTCGTCACCGGCAGTCCTGATGAGCTACTCCGCTTCAAAGAAGGGGATCTCCTGGGTTTTCTCCTCAAACTTAATCCTGAGCAAGAGAAATTTGTTACCTGGGCAATGAATGCAACGGGACCAACCCTCCTCAAAGGAGGTCCAGGTACAGGAAAAAGTACCGTTGCACTCTATCGCACCCGTGAAATTCTCAAACAGCTTCAAGCCAATGGTGTTAGCCAACCCCGGATTCTCTTCACCACTTACACCAATGCCCTGGTCACCTTCTCAGAGCAACTGCTGCAACAACTTCTGGGTGAGGATGCCCGTTTTGTAGAGGTCAAAACGGCTGATGCGCTGATGTCCTCTATTAGTCATGCCACTAAGCAAGTTCAAGTTGCTCAAACTAACGAGCTGATCAAGCTATTGCGACAAGCCATTCCTCAAGCGATCGCCGCTCTAGAAGGCAATGTTCTACAACAACAGGCGCAGCGACTCGTCCTGCAACGGCTCCAACCAGAGTATTTGCTCGAAGAGCTGACAGATGTGATTGATGCACGGGGCATCGAAACGCTGGCAGATTATCAAGAGACTACCCGTACTGGTCGCAACATCTCTCTCAACAAATCTCAGCGACAGGCAATTTGGACACTGCGGCTTCATTTCAATCAATTACTGAAAGATCAGGGAATAGCAACCTGGGCACAGATGCGGCTTTATGCCCTCGATCGCCTTCACACCATGCCAGATCCGCCTGTCTATGACGCGGTTGTGGTGGATGAAGCCCAAGATCTCAGTCCCGTTGTGCTGCGCTTTTTGGTAGGGCTTTGCCGTGAATCGAATCGGCTATTCATCACCGCTGATGCCAATCAATCAATCTACGGCAACAGCTTCCGGTGGTCTGAGGTGCATCACTCCCTCAAATTTGTTGGACGCACAGGCATTTTGAGGATGAACCATCGCACCACTCAAGAAGTCGGGGAAGCTGCTCAATCCTACTTGCAGGAAGGCATTCTGGACGAAGACAAGATTGAACGGCTCTATATTCATACAGGTCCCTTACCAGCAGTCCGTGCTGTTGCCGATCGCCCATCCGAAGGCTCTCTATTGGCTCAGTTTTGTCGCACTGCCGCTCGCGAGTTTCGCCTGGGAATAGGAGCCTGCGCTATACTGACGCCGACGGAAAAATCTGGCAAGAATATAGCAGGACAGCTGAACTACCTGGGAGTTGAGGCAACGTTTATGACCAGTCGAGAACTGAACTTGAACTGTAAGGGCATTAAAGTGTTGCCGCTCAAGGCTGCGAAAGGGTTGGAGTTTCCGATCGTGGCGATCGCAGGTTTTCTAGACTCCCCTTTCTCAGCAGTGACCAAGAAACTCTCAGACGAGGAAATCGCAGAAATTCTAATGCGCGAACGGCGCACCCTGTTTGTGGGCATGACTAGAGCAATGCGCGCCCTGATGGTTCTCGTTCCGGCTCACCAGCCAGGCAGCTTCCTGCAAAACTTTGATCCTCAGTTCTGGAATTTGGGTAACGCATGAAAAGCCTTCGACTGCCTGCTACTCTCCCTGGCGATTTGGATCTTGCGGCTGTTAATCAGCAGCTCCGCGATCGCACAGTCCAACTGGATTGGAGTGCGGTTGTATCTGTTTCAGAGTCAGCCTTGACTACGCTGTTAAATGGGCTTGATTTGTCAAATGACGCAGATGCACTGGGTGTTGATGGGTCAATGGCGGATTCTGTCATGGCAGAAATTAGCCGTTTCTTTTCACAACAAGCTGTTAAAAAGCCCAAAAAATCTCGCCAGAAATCATCTGCTAATCCCTCAAAGATTACTCCTCAAATCTGGCAACAGGACAGTTTGTTTAAAGCTGAATTGGTTCCTTCCAAGGGGCAAGTTTCCGATGGTCAAGGCACTTTATTAGAACTCCAATATGTACAAGATGAAGAAAAGGGTGCTGAGGAGTCTTCAAAAGTAGCTGAACAAACTGTTGAGCGAACAGAAAATAGCAGTTCATCTGATGTAAATGCAACGGAGCCGCTCCTATCAAAAAGAATTCCATCTGCTTACGACATCCGGGCTGAACTAGAGGATGCCATCCTCAAAGATTTACGGGGACCAGCCCAGGGTGAGGAGGAAGAAGTAGAGGAGGACAGCGTTCAAGATCGGTATTTGGTTGGCTTGTTGGCTCCGCAATATCGCCAAGCCCCAGTCTTAGGTGAACAGCCTGAAGAGGAAGACGAGTTGGCGATCGCCGACAAGGGTAACCAGGAGGAGGGAGCCACTGAAACAACTGCAACCTCTACCCCGGCAATGTTTCCTTCCTCGCTTGGCATGACCTTCTGCGTCAGTGGTGAAGCCAAAGCGATTGAAATCACAGCAGAGTGGGGCAATTACCGCCGAGAAGCCAGTCAATTTCCCAAGGAAGACGGTAGTTCCAAGCTGGTCTGGAAACGTTACCCAATGGGAGGCAGTACCGTATTGCCGTTAGATGGCGAAGCGTTCCGCTGGGTTGTGATGGGCGAGGTAGGTCCTGATGTCTATGTTCAGGGGCGATCGCGACAACAGGACAACGGAGACTGGATTATTACGCTATTCCTCGTGAATGGACAGCACGAACCCAAGCAACGTCGGGATGAAGCATGGTTATTTCAACCGGAGTTAAGCGTTCGGGCACCTGACCGCTCACCCATCTTTATTCGCAATCCATTGCCTACGACTGTTCAAAATATTGACCCAGTGATCCGGGCTGAAGCGCAAGCAATGGCAATGCTTTACCGTAAGCAAGTTGAATTTGCTGTCGGGCATGGCGTTAGCGTTCAGGCAGAACTGGCTTCTAATACAACCGAAAAAGCAGTTTGCCTCTCAACTAGCGTGGCTCCAGTTTACGAAGTACCGAAGACAGCCCCTCCGACCGCAGAGGAAATTCCAGAACTTGCAGGGTTAGTCTTGGACATGAAGGAGCTATCAGAAACCCCGACGGGTAGCCTTTCTGTCAAGCTAACTGCCCTGATCAATGCCTATAGAACCTGGATTGACCAGCAAGAAACCCGGATTTCAGATCCCGGTTCTGGGCTACTGACTTATCAAGATACGGCTGCGACTGTCATCCAAAATTGCCGGATTGCCCTCAAGCGGATTCAGGAAGGTGTGTCCCTGCTTCAGAGCAATGTTCAAGCAGCCGAGGCTTTCCAGTTTATGAACAAGGCAATGTGGCAGCAGCGGATTCACTCCCTTTACTCTGAGCAGAAACGGCAAGGGAACGAGACGACTCTGGAAACAATTGACCAGTATGAGAACCGTCGTTGGTATCCCTTTCAGCTTGCCTTTATCCTGCTGAACCTGCCCAGTATGACTGATCTGCATCATCCAGATCGAACTCATTCAACTGATGCGATCGCTGACTTGCTTTGGTTCCCAACTGGCGGTGGAAAAACTGAGGCTTATCTGGGGCTGACAGCCTATACGATCGGGCTACGACGGCTACAGGGGGCGATCGAAGGTCGAAGTGGTGAGTTTGGTGTCGCCGTCTTAATGCGCTATACGCTGCGACTACTGACCCTTCAGCAGTTTCAGCGAGCAACTGCTTTGATTTGTGCTTGTGAGGCAATCCGTCGCGACGATGAGGATAAATGGGGTAAAGAGCCTTTTCGGATCGGGCTTTGGGTTGGGGAACGCAGCACTCCAAATTACACAGCTCAGAGCGAGGAGTTCGTTAAACAGATTCGGGGACAGCATCAGCAGTACCGAGGTGGTTCTCCCCATCAGCTCACAAACTGCCCTTGGTGTGGAACCCAGATTGAACCCGGTAAGCACATTCAGGTAACTTCAGTCGAAAAAGGGGATGGGCGCACTCGCATTTTTTGTGGTGATTCACTAGGTCGCTGTCTCTTCTCAAAAGGTGAAGGGCTTCCTGTGTTGGTGGTTGACGAGGAGATTTATCGTCGCTTACCAACACTTTTGATTGCTACCGTCGATAAGTTTGCTCAAATGCCCTGGAAAGGGGAAGTCCAGATGTTATTTGGGCAGGTGAATGGGCTGTGTGAACGGCATGGATTCCGTTCCCCTGATTTAGATGATAAGGATTCTCACAAAAAGACGAGCGCGCTACCTGCTGCTAAAACCTTATCGCATCCCTTGCTACGACCCCCAGATCTGATTATCCAAGACGAGCTTCACTTGATTAGTGGTCCTCTGGGAACCTTGGTCGGACTTTATGAAACGGCAGTTGATCAGCTTGCCTCCTGGACAGTGAATGGAAAATTAGTCCGCCCCAAAGTGGTTGCCTCAACTGCTACGATTCGACAGGCGAATGCTCAAGTTCACAATTTGTTTCTCCGCAAAGTGCAAGTCTTTCCTCCACAAGGATTAGACATTGAAGACAACTTTTTCTCCCGTCAACGGCAGCCCAGCGAGGCGCATCCTGGTCGTCGTTATCTGGGTATTTGTGCCCCTGGTCGCAGAATTAAGGCTGCCTTGATTCGAGTTTATGTTGCCTC includes the following:
- a CDS encoding ThiF family adenylyltransferase, translated to MKTSSLTASLKIQERHLNRLKEFLIHQDGVERAAYILCGQSSVSLDPWTGHPHRKFFSYDILPVPEDEVLSSSDQHITWKTDSFVRTLKRAQEQGLTVALIHSHIGGFAEFSDQDDANEPDLVELAQNRNGENTSLLSLILTSDEKLVGRLWINQQQWLPLRLITVVGESIRLHYPGRGLGQPSSILQRQALAFGRVLEQDLAMLRVGIVGCGGTGSATAMLLPKMGFRRIALFDKDIVEESNLNRLHGATQADADVKRPKVEVIARSLTELGLGVQVQPYQSWIGDPECRDALKACDIIFGCTDDHAGRLLLNRYAYYYVTPVFDMGLAIEVSSSEPPEIKAMDGRVTVLSPGHTCLLCRGIISPVIARDEALKRNNPTEYERRKAEAYVLGEGNPSPAVVLFTTDVAIMAIEELVHRLQGFRGENSAVAQRVRKFHLMEDRRQGANPAPYCPVCGSVEHWGRGDIDPFLNLVG
- a CDS encoding DUF6527 family protein; the protein is MLVVGDDKYQKWACFRCPGGCGENILLPLNKTQRPCWAVFIDWLGRPTIHPSVRQLNECRCHFWIRQGCVDWCPDD
- a CDS encoding UvrD-helicase domain-containing protein, with amino-acid sequence MSFEIIHKPTFTNQLLAIPKERVIQVLEKIEVLRDDPKPHGKLKKKLHGYKGDIYRLRSGDFRIIYTYGDGWVALLGVDARKDVYKGDKLIAEETEVDVAAFTNLENLLAPEKVLPPEPKPSQAEALLPVELTEELLDRLLIPKTCFPNLLACRTFDDLLEADVPGAVRDRLFDCITAPNFDQVLNQPSFVTGSPDELLRFKEGDLLGFLLKLNPEQEKFVTWAMNATGPTLLKGGPGTGKSTVALYRTREILKQLQANGVSQPRILFTTYTNALVTFSEQLLQQLLGEDARFVEVKTADALMSSISHATKQVQVAQTNELIKLLRQAIPQAIAALEGNVLQQQAQRLVLQRLQPEYLLEELTDVIDARGIETLADYQETTRTGRNISLNKSQRQAIWTLRLHFNQLLKDQGIATWAQMRLYALDRLHTMPDPPVYDAVVVDEAQDLSPVVLRFLVGLCRESNRLFITADANQSIYGNSFRWSEVHHSLKFVGRTGILRMNHRTTQEVGEAAQSYLQEGILDEDKIERLYIHTGPLPAVRAVADRPSEGSLLAQFCRTAAREFRLGIGACAILTPTEKSGKNIAGQLNYLGVEATFMTSRELNLNCKGIKVLPLKAAKGLEFPIVAIAGFLDSPFSAVTKKLSDEEIAEILMRERRTLFVGMTRAMRALMVLVPAHQPGSFLQNFDPQFWNLGNA
- the drmA gene encoding DISARM system helicase DrmA: MKSLRLPATLPGDLDLAAVNQQLRDRTVQLDWSAVVSVSESALTTLLNGLDLSNDADALGVDGSMADSVMAEISRFFSQQAVKKPKKSRQKSSANPSKITPQIWQQDSLFKAELVPSKGQVSDGQGTLLELQYVQDEEKGAEESSKVAEQTVERTENSSSSDVNATEPLLSKRIPSAYDIRAELEDAILKDLRGPAQGEEEEVEEDSVQDRYLVGLLAPQYRQAPVLGEQPEEEDELAIADKGNQEEGATETTATSTPAMFPSSLGMTFCVSGEAKAIEITAEWGNYRREASQFPKEDGSSKLVWKRYPMGGSTVLPLDGEAFRWVVMGEVGPDVYVQGRSRQQDNGDWIITLFLVNGQHEPKQRRDEAWLFQPELSVRAPDRSPIFIRNPLPTTVQNIDPVIRAEAQAMAMLYRKQVEFAVGHGVSVQAELASNTTEKAVCLSTSVAPVYEVPKTAPPTAEEIPELAGLVLDMKELSETPTGSLSVKLTALINAYRTWIDQQETRISDPGSGLLTYQDTAATVIQNCRIALKRIQEGVSLLQSNVQAAEAFQFMNKAMWQQRIHSLYSEQKRQGNETTLETIDQYENRRWYPFQLAFILLNLPSMTDLHHPDRTHSTDAIADLLWFPTGGGKTEAYLGLTAYTIGLRRLQGAIEGRSGEFGVAVLMRYTLRLLTLQQFQRATALICACEAIRRDDEDKWGKEPFRIGLWVGERSTPNYTAQSEEFVKQIRGQHQQYRGGSPHQLTNCPWCGTQIEPGKHIQVTSVEKGDGRTRIFCGDSLGRCLFSKGEGLPVLVVDEEIYRRLPTLLIATVDKFAQMPWKGEVQMLFGQVNGLCERHGFRSPDLDDKDSHKKTSALPAAKTLSHPLLRPPDLIIQDELHLISGPLGTLVGLYETAVDQLASWTVNGKLVRPKVVASTATIRQANAQVHNLFLRKVQVFPPQGLDIEDNFFSRQRQPSEAHPGRRYLGICAPGRRIKAALIRVYVASLSASQYLYETKGYGTKTDPWMTLVGYFNSLRELGGTRRLVDDDIRSRLVKMDQRGLAKRTRLLMDELTSRKDSTEIPDILDWMETTFDPAQEAENRARRKNNQKVDKRDPLDVILATNMISVGVDVKRLGLMVACGQPKNTAEYIQATSRVGRTYPGLVITVYNWARPRDLSHYERFAHYHATFYQHVEALSVTPFSSGALYRGLSALLVSLIRLSGQDFNPNHHAGRIQSNHPFLKAAIDAIVQRAGLVANTKVADYVQQELKSKLDVWLSSAQNTPGGGTLKYKVASKDGTSIDLLKPAGKGDWKEFTCLNSLRNVEPTIGLILTDSVPDEDFSRLPQPMSVDPSEL